A window from bacterium encodes these proteins:
- a CDS encoding AAA family ATPase has protein sequence MRCIAVMNQKGGCGKTTTTVNLAGCLAVEGNRVLVVDMDPQAHATLGLGIDPEEIDQNLYEVLSEDQDSAARLDEIIVNASDGLDVAPSGVILSALEQKLTAEGARGRTNRLACALEKLEQTYDFVLIDCPPNVGILTFNALRAAEEVVIPLETSYFAMHGVGKLLETVGLLEDRIGHTLKVRILPTLFDGRTRFAKRALTEIRETYKDLVFDTVIRQNVRLREAAQRGISIAQLDRRSYGFVDYMSLALELLFDREEEVLPADAGNEEVEGFDDEDLSVGEKGVVFAYKDPGVREVLLAGDFNDWIPDKDVETRLGPGGTWEKIVRLGPGVYQYRYFVDGEWQPDPSNPRRVEGPAGGINSVLIIS, from the coding sequence ATGCGTTGTATCGCTGTCATGAACCAGAAGGGTGGCTGCGGAAAGACCACGACCACTGTCAACCTTGCCGGGTGCCTGGCGGTGGAAGGGAACCGCGTTTTGGTCGTCGACATGGATCCGCAGGCCCACGCAACGCTGGGGTTGGGAATCGATCCCGAAGAAATTGATCAGAACCTGTACGAAGTCCTTTCAGAGGATCAGGACTCCGCTGCTCGACTCGACGAGATCATCGTCAACGCGAGCGACGGCCTCGATGTCGCGCCCTCGGGCGTGATCCTTTCGGCTCTCGAACAGAAGTTGACTGCGGAAGGTGCCCGAGGTCGGACCAATCGCCTGGCCTGTGCCCTTGAGAAGCTCGAACAGACCTATGACTTCGTGCTGATCGACTGCCCTCCGAACGTCGGCATTCTCACGTTCAATGCCCTGCGCGCGGCCGAAGAAGTCGTCATTCCTCTGGAAACCAGCTATTTCGCCATGCACGGCGTGGGAAAACTGCTCGAAACCGTCGGCCTGTTGGAGGACCGCATCGGACACACCTTGAAGGTCCGCATCCTCCCGACCCTTTTCGACGGTCGTACGCGCTTCGCCAAGCGCGCCCTCACGGAGATCCGCGAGACCTACAAAGACCTGGTCTTCGATACGGTCATTCGCCAGAACGTTCGCCTGCGCGAAGCCGCCCAGCGCGGCATCTCGATCGCACAACTCGACCGGCGAAGCTACGGATTCGTCGATTACATGTCGCTGGCGCTCGAGCTGCTCTTCGACCGCGAGGAAGAAGTGCTTCCGGCAGACGCCGGTAACGAAGAGGTCGAGGGCTTCGACGACGAGGATCTGTCGGTCGGGGAAAAGGGCGTCGTGTTCGCCTACAAGGATCCCGGCGTGCGTGAAGTCCTGCTGGCCGGGGATTTCAACGATTGGATCCCGGACAAGGACGTCGAAACGCGCCTCGGACCCGGCGGAACCTGGGAGAAGATTGTCCGTCTCGGTCCTGGGGTGTATCAGTACAGGTACTTCGTCGACGGAGAATGGCAACCGGATCCCAGCAACCCACGACGCGTCGAGGGCCCTGCCGGCGGGATCAATTCAGTTCTGATCATCAGCTAG
- a CDS encoding M48 family metalloprotease, with protein MLNSSPATSRGWIRRTSLLLLLTSASVACGTISVKEEKQLGHQAQRQVAKQFTLMREPVTVSYVRKLGAELSSAARPSPFNFRFYVVESEDLNAFAIPGGAIYVNTGLIQAVDNAAELAGVIAHEIGHVTARHVAQNVRRQRNTGFIAQVASMAIAILTGNYYMANAGDMASRVAAQAYLSTYSREFEREADLLAVETMRGAGYDPNALITMFETLKEEAGGGLKPPQLLASHPATTDRMENARSEIAALPDLGRARKDDGGRLAIIQKRLELIVGTDAGIDVEEGDEAEE; from the coding sequence ATGTTGAACAGCTCGCCCGCTACTTCCAGGGGGTGGATTCGCCGGACCTCGCTTCTGTTGCTCCTCACCAGTGCGAGCGTCGCGTGCGGAACGATCTCGGTCAAAGAAGAAAAGCAGCTCGGGCATCAGGCGCAGCGGCAGGTCGCCAAGCAGTTCACGCTCATGCGCGAGCCGGTCACCGTCTCCTATGTCCGCAAGCTGGGTGCGGAACTGAGTTCGGCCGCGCGTCCCAGTCCTTTCAACTTTCGCTTCTACGTGGTGGAGAGCGAAGATCTCAACGCCTTTGCGATCCCGGGCGGCGCCATCTATGTCAATACGGGGCTCATCCAGGCCGTGGACAACGCCGCCGAACTCGCCGGTGTCATCGCCCACGAAATCGGGCACGTCACGGCGCGTCATGTGGCACAGAACGTGCGGCGACAGCGAAATACGGGCTTCATTGCACAGGTCGCCTCGATGGCCATCGCGATATTGACCGGCAACTACTATATGGCCAACGCTGGCGACATGGCTTCGAGGGTTGCGGCTCAGGCCTATCTTTCGACTTACTCGCGGGAATTCGAGCGCGAGGCCGATTTGCTTGCAGTTGAGACGATGCGCGGCGCAGGATACGATCCGAATGCACTGATCACGATGTTCGAAACCTTGAAGGAGGAGGCTGGCGGCGGGCTCAAGCCGCCGCAGTTATTGGCGAGTCATCCGGCGACGACCGATCGAATGGAAAATGCAAGATCCGAGATCGCCGCCCTGCCGGACCTCGGTCGAGCGCGGAAGGACGATGGTGGTCGACTCGCGATCATCCAGAAGCGCCTGGAATTGATCGTCGGAACGGATGCGGGTATCGACGTGGAAGAGGGAGACGAAGCCGAGGAGTGA